The following proteins come from a genomic window of Mycobacterium sp. DL:
- a CDS encoding SDR family oxidoreductase, with amino-acid sequence MTKTVFITGAATGIGRATALLFARNGYFVGGYDIDESGLQLLAADITAVGGAGVFGHLDVTDADEVSLRLSEFVTAGGGQLDVLINNAGLLNAGHFEEIPIAVHHREIEVNIKGVVNGLHGAFPFLKTTPGAVVVNLASASAIYGQAELANYSATKFYVRAITEALNLEWGDHDIRVIDMWPLYVQTAMTRDVKTGTTTSLGIRLSAQDIADDILAAVQPTWPRRAISQVHFAVGTQAKVLALGARFSPAWITRLVNKRLAGR; translated from the coding sequence ATGACGAAGACGGTGTTCATCACCGGAGCGGCGACGGGTATCGGCCGCGCGACGGCCCTGCTGTTCGCGCGGAACGGCTACTTCGTGGGCGGCTACGACATCGACGAGTCGGGACTGCAGCTACTGGCCGCGGACATCACCGCGGTCGGCGGCGCCGGGGTCTTCGGGCACCTCGACGTCACCGACGCCGACGAGGTGTCCCTGCGGTTGTCCGAGTTCGTCACGGCCGGCGGCGGCCAACTCGACGTGCTGATCAACAACGCCGGACTGCTCAACGCCGGGCACTTCGAGGAGATCCCGATCGCGGTGCACCACCGGGAGATCGAGGTCAACATCAAGGGCGTGGTCAACGGACTGCACGGGGCGTTTCCGTTCCTCAAGACCACTCCGGGCGCTGTGGTCGTCAACCTCGCGTCGGCCTCGGCGATCTACGGGCAGGCCGAGCTCGCGAACTACAGCGCGACCAAGTTCTACGTCAGGGCGATCACCGAGGCGCTCAATCTCGAGTGGGGCGATCACGACATCCGCGTCATCGACATGTGGCCGCTCTACGTTCAGACGGCGATGACCCGCGACGTGAAGACCGGCACCACAACGTCATTGGGAATCCGCCTCAGCGCGCAGGACATCGCGGACGACATCCTCGCGGCGGTGCAGCCCACATGGCCGCGCCGAGCCATCTCGCAGGTGCATTTTGCGGTGGGCACTCAGGCGAAGGTCCTGGCTCTGGGGGCCCGCTTCTCACCGGCGTGGATCACCCGGCTGGTCAACAAGCGGCTCGCCGGGCGCTGA
- a CDS encoding TspO/MBR family protein — protein sequence MVAETSRARPRSLVALAVSVLAVVAASALGGLATTSAAEDYGRLEQPGFAPPSWVFGPTWTLLYLLMAVAAWLVWRTGPSPDTRRALTLYAVQLVLNAAWTPLFFGLGWRGIAFFELGALLLVLIATIVLFWRRSAVAGAMLLPYLAWSVFAWCLNFAVWQLNN from the coding sequence ATGGTGGCCGAAACCTCACGCGCGCGTCCTAGGTCCCTGGTGGCCCTGGCAGTGTCGGTGCTCGCAGTGGTCGCCGCCTCGGCGCTGGGCGGATTGGCGACCACCAGCGCCGCCGAGGACTACGGCCGCCTCGAACAGCCCGGCTTCGCGCCCCCGTCCTGGGTTTTCGGGCCGACCTGGACACTTCTCTATCTCCTGATGGCCGTCGCGGCCTGGCTCGTCTGGCGTACCGGGCCGTCACCCGATACCCGGCGCGCGTTGACGCTGTACGCCGTTCAGTTGGTCCTCAACGCTGCGTGGACGCCGCTGTTCTTCGGCCTCGGGTGGCGCGGCATCGCGTTCTTCGAACTCGGCGCACTGTTGCTCGTACTCATCGCCACGATCGTGCTGTTCTGGCGGCGTAGCGCGGTCGCCGGGGCCATGCTCCTGCCCTATCTGGCATGGTCGGTGTTCGCCTGGTGCCTGAACTTCGCGGTGTGGCAGCTGAACAACTGA
- a CDS encoding acetyl-CoA C-acetyltransferase, translated as MADNNTPRRVAILGGNRIPFARSDGAYANASNQDMFTAVLDGLADRFNLKGEKLDAVIGGAVLKHSRDFNLMRECVLGSGLSSYTPAFDLQQACGTGLQSAIAAADGIALGRYEVAAAGGVDTASDAPIAFGDDFRRVLLGLRRAKSNVDRLKLVGKLPAALGVEIPVNSEPRTGMSMGEHAAVTAKEMGVKRVDQDALAAASHKNMAAAYDRGFFDDLVSPFLGLYRDNNLRADSSTEKLAKLKPVFGVRNGDATMTAGNSTPLTDGASVALLSSEEWAAERSIPVLAYFVDGETAAVDYVNGRDGLLMAPTYAVPRLLSRNGLTLQDFDFYEIHEAFASVVLATLAAWESEEYCKERLGLDGALGSIDRSKLNVNGSSLAAGHPFAATGGRIVAQLAKQLAEKKAATGQPARGLISVCAAGGQGVTAILEA; from the coding sequence GTGGCAGACAACAACACACCCCGCCGAGTAGCGATTCTCGGCGGCAATCGGATTCCCTTCGCGCGCTCCGACGGCGCGTATGCGAACGCCTCCAACCAGGACATGTTCACCGCCGTGCTCGACGGCCTGGCTGACCGCTTCAACCTGAAGGGCGAAAAGCTCGACGCGGTGATCGGCGGCGCGGTGCTCAAGCACAGCCGGGACTTCAACCTGATGCGCGAATGCGTGCTGGGCAGCGGGCTCTCGTCCTACACCCCGGCATTCGACCTGCAGCAGGCGTGCGGCACCGGCCTGCAGTCGGCCATCGCCGCTGCTGACGGCATCGCGCTGGGCCGCTACGAGGTGGCCGCCGCGGGCGGTGTGGACACCGCTTCGGACGCCCCGATCGCGTTCGGCGACGACTTCCGCCGGGTGCTGCTGGGACTCCGGCGGGCCAAGTCGAACGTCGATCGCCTGAAGCTGGTCGGCAAGCTGCCCGCCGCCCTGGGCGTCGAGATCCCGGTCAACAGCGAGCCGCGCACCGGGATGTCGATGGGCGAGCACGCCGCCGTCACCGCCAAGGAGATGGGCGTCAAACGCGTCGACCAGGACGCACTGGCCGCCGCCAGCCACAAGAACATGGCTGCGGCCTACGACCGCGGCTTCTTCGACGACCTGGTCTCGCCATTCCTCGGTCTCTACCGGGACAACAACCTGCGCGCCGACTCCTCGACCGAGAAATTGGCCAAGCTCAAGCCCGTGTTCGGGGTGCGCAACGGCGACGCAACGATGACAGCAGGCAACTCGACGCCACTGACCGACGGTGCGTCGGTGGCACTGCTGTCCAGCGAGGAGTGGGCCGCCGAACGCTCGATCCCGGTGCTGGCGTACTTCGTCGACGGTGAGACCGCGGCGGTGGACTACGTGAACGGCCGCGACGGGTTGCTGATGGCCCCCACCTACGCGGTGCCGCGGCTGCTGTCCCGCAACGGGCTGACACTGCAGGATTTCGACTTCTACGAGATCCACGAGGCCTTCGCCTCGGTGGTGCTGGCCACGTTGGCGGCCTGGGAGTCCGAGGAGTACTGCAAGGAGCGCCTGGGCCTGGACGGGGCGCTCGGCTCCATCGACAGGTCCAAGCTCAACGTCAACGGTTCGTCGCTGGCAGCGGGGCACCCGTTCGCCGCGACCGGCGGGCGGATCGTCGCGCAGTTGGCCAAGCAACTGGCCGAGAAGAAGGCCGCCACCGGGCAACCTGCGCGCGGTCTCATCTCGGTCTGCGCCGCAGGTGGACAGGGTGTGACCGCCATCCTCGAGGCCTGA
- a CDS encoding glycoside hydrolase family 3 N-terminal domain-containing protein, giving the protein MVMPRIRWTAPRALLATLTVGALTVGCTSTAESPEPSPSSAPLAMAAGPVPNMAPPPAAPVPAAPACGDPAAMSTRDKLAQLLMVGVTGAADARAVVDSHHVGGIMIGSWTDLSMLTDGSLSDIAATAGPLPLAVSVDEEGGRVSRLSSVIGSQPAPRVLAQTSTPEEVYAIARDRGTQMRNLGITVDFAPVVDITDDPDNTVIGDRSFGADPTTVTDYAGAYARGLRDAGLMPVLKHFPGHGQGSGDSHEGSVVTPPLDVLQANDLLPYRTLTAEAPVAVMVGHMEIPGLTGSEPASLSPAAYALLRSGDYGGPPFNGLVFTDDLSSMRAITDRFGVADAVLRSLQAGADVALWVTTAEVPAVLDRLEKAVAAGELTMSGVDAAVSRISAAKGPSPRCGG; this is encoded by the coding sequence ATGGTCATGCCCCGAATTCGATGGACAGCCCCCCGCGCCCTGCTCGCGACGCTGACGGTGGGGGCACTCACCGTGGGATGCACGTCGACCGCCGAGTCCCCCGAACCGTCGCCATCCAGCGCACCACTGGCGATGGCCGCAGGTCCCGTCCCCAACATGGCACCCCCGCCCGCGGCCCCTGTCCCGGCGGCCCCCGCCTGCGGTGATCCCGCCGCGATGTCGACACGGGACAAGCTGGCCCAGCTCCTCATGGTCGGGGTGACCGGAGCCGCGGACGCCCGCGCCGTCGTCGACAGCCACCATGTGGGCGGCATCATGATCGGCAGCTGGACCGACCTGTCCATGCTGACCGACGGCTCCCTGTCCGACATCGCCGCGACGGCAGGCCCGCTGCCCCTGGCGGTGAGCGTCGACGAGGAGGGCGGCCGAGTCTCGCGGCTCTCGAGCGTGATCGGCTCCCAGCCCGCACCCCGGGTGCTGGCCCAGACCAGCACCCCCGAAGAGGTCTACGCCATCGCGCGGGACCGCGGCACCCAGATGCGGAACCTGGGGATCACCGTCGACTTCGCCCCCGTCGTCGACATCACCGACGACCCGGACAACACCGTCATCGGCGACCGGTCGTTCGGTGCCGACCCCACCACGGTCACCGACTACGCAGGCGCCTACGCGCGCGGCCTGCGGGACGCCGGGCTGATGCCGGTGCTCAAGCACTTCCCCGGGCACGGCCAGGGATCGGGTGACTCACACGAAGGCAGCGTCGTCACTCCGCCGCTGGACGTTCTGCAGGCCAACGACCTGCTGCCCTATCGGACATTGACGGCGGAGGCACCCGTCGCCGTCATGGTCGGGCACATGGAGATCCCCGGCCTGACCGGCAGCGAACCCGCCAGCCTGAGTCCCGCGGCGTACGCGCTGCTGCGTTCCGGCGACTACGGCGGCCCGCCGTTCAACGGACTGGTGTTCACCGACGACCTGTCCAGCATGCGGGCCATCACCGACAGGTTCGGCGTCGCCGACGCGGTACTGCGCTCCCTGCAGGCCGGCGCCGACGTGGCGTTGTGGGTCACCACCGCCGAGGTGCCGGCGGTGCTCGACCGCCTGGAGAAGGCGGTGGCGGCCGGCGAACTGACCATGTCCGGCGTCGACGCCGCGGTGTCGCGGATCTCGGCAGCAAAGGGTCCATCTCCTCGCTGCGGGGGCTGA
- a CDS encoding MaoC/PaaZ C-terminal domain-containing protein: protein MSGNQQPSGLKNMLWAAAGALPFVPRDDTLPARTLTVDELLIDPANVAAYANVTGLRFGDTVPLTYPFALTFPTVMSLVSAFDFPFAAMGSVHIENHITQYRPISVTDTVSVAVHAENLREHRKGLLVDIVTDVNVGNDTAWHQVTTFLHQQRTSLSDEPKSPPQKQPKLPPPNAVLNITAGQIRHYASVGGDHNPIHTNGIAAKLFGFPTVIAHGMFSAAAVLANIEGQLPDAVRYSVRFAKPVVLPARAGLYVDRTADGWDLTLRHLTKGHPHLSGSVTPA from the coding sequence ATGAGCGGGAACCAACAGCCCTCGGGCTTGAAGAACATGCTGTGGGCGGCCGCGGGCGCGTTGCCCTTCGTGCCGCGCGACGACACGCTGCCGGCCCGCACGCTGACGGTGGACGAGTTGCTGATCGACCCCGCCAACGTCGCCGCATACGCCAATGTCACCGGGCTGCGATTCGGCGACACCGTGCCGCTGACCTACCCGTTCGCGCTCACGTTCCCGACGGTGATGTCGCTGGTGTCGGCGTTCGACTTCCCTTTCGCCGCAATGGGTTCGGTGCACATCGAGAACCACATCACCCAGTACCGGCCGATCTCGGTGACCGATACCGTTTCGGTGGCAGTGCATGCCGAGAACCTGCGGGAGCACCGCAAGGGCCTGCTGGTCGACATCGTGACCGACGTCAATGTCGGCAACGACACCGCCTGGCATCAGGTCACCACGTTCCTGCACCAGCAGCGGACCAGCCTGTCCGACGAACCCAAGTCGCCACCGCAGAAGCAGCCCAAACTGCCCCCGCCCAATGCCGTTTTGAACATCACGGCCGGGCAGATCCGTCACTACGCGTCGGTCGGCGGTGACCACAACCCGATTCACACCAACGGGATCGCTGCCAAGCTCTTCGGCTTCCCCACTGTGATCGCACACGGGATGTTCAGTGCTGCTGCGGTTCTGGCGAACATCGAGGGCCAGCTGCCCGATGCGGTCAGGTACTCGGTGCGGTTCGCCAAACCCGTTGTGCTGCCGGCTCGCGCAGGCCTCTACGTCGATCGCACCGCCGACGGCTGGGATCTGACGCTGCGGCACCTCACCAAGGGCCACCCGCACCTGTCGGGATCGGTGACACCGGCCTGA
- a CDS encoding dihydrodipicolinate reductase, whose product MGATSIRSVTAFPGLRLTGVITSSQEKVGKDAATFAGLDSDTGIAASTDIDAVLAGCDAVAYMASGDIRPDEAVADIERCLRAGSHVVTPSLYSLYDPRSAPPEWVQRLTAAAEEGGVTLLVSGVDPGWGNDALAVTAAGLCTRIKSIHCQEIFDYSTYDQPYAVKVSCGFGGSMDEIPMMLLPSIPTMVWGGNLRLIGRGLGLEIDDITEDVQRRPLEESVDTVMGRFEKGTQGAFWLKVIGWSGGRERIVIDHITRIHESCAPDWPYPDEGVGDHRVIIDGDPQLTLVSRADVPGGTRADGGNTTAANRLLGAISWLAAQKPGIYDGLDVPLHPPLPAEVEATRWSDD is encoded by the coding sequence ATGGGAGCGACCTCGATCAGGTCGGTGACTGCGTTTCCCGGGCTGCGGTTGACGGGCGTCATCACGTCGTCTCAGGAGAAGGTCGGTAAGGACGCGGCGACGTTCGCCGGACTCGACTCCGACACCGGGATCGCCGCATCCACCGATATCGACGCGGTTCTGGCGGGCTGCGACGCCGTCGCCTACATGGCATCCGGCGACATCCGCCCGGACGAGGCCGTCGCCGACATCGAACGATGCCTGCGGGCCGGTTCGCACGTCGTCACCCCGTCGCTGTACTCGCTCTACGACCCGCGCTCCGCGCCGCCGGAATGGGTGCAACGCCTCACCGCGGCCGCCGAAGAGGGCGGGGTGACGCTGCTCGTCAGCGGCGTCGACCCGGGCTGGGGCAACGATGCGCTGGCGGTGACCGCCGCGGGACTGTGCACCAGGATCAAATCGATCCACTGCCAGGAGATCTTCGACTACTCGACCTATGACCAGCCCTACGCGGTGAAGGTCTCGTGTGGATTCGGAGGTTCGATGGATGAGATCCCGATGATGCTGCTGCCGTCCATCCCGACGATGGTCTGGGGCGGCAACCTGCGCCTCATCGGCCGCGGTCTCGGGCTCGAGATCGACGACATCACCGAGGACGTCCAGCGCCGCCCGCTCGAGGAGTCCGTCGACACCGTGATGGGTCGCTTCGAGAAGGGCACCCAGGGTGCCTTCTGGCTCAAGGTCATCGGGTGGTCCGGTGGCCGGGAACGCATCGTCATCGACCACATCACCCGGATCCACGAGTCCTGCGCGCCCGATTGGCCCTACCCCGACGAGGGTGTCGGCGACCACCGGGTGATCATCGACGGCGACCCGCAGCTGACCCTCGTCAGCCGGGCCGACGTGCCGGGGGGCACCCGGGCCGACGGCGGCAACACCACCGCGGCCAACCGTCTGCTCGGCGCCATCAGCTGGCTGGCCGCCCAGAAGCCCGGAATCTACGACGGACTCGATGTGCCCCTGCATCCGCCACTGCCTGCGGAGGTCGAGGCGACGCGCTGGTCGGACGACTGA
- a CDS encoding TetR/AcrR family transcriptional regulator: protein MAGGTKRLPRAVREQQMLDAAVQMFSVNGYHETSMDAIAAAAQISKPMLYLYYGSKEELFGACLDRELTRFVDELRGNVDFDDPPKELLRSAVLSFLKYIDANRASWMVLYTQATSSQRFAHTVREGRERIIELVGRLLRSGTRAPGPDTDFDLMAVALVGAGEAVASRVSTGDADAGEAAQLLIDLFWLGLKGAPSDKDTVPSKDTVSSKDTVSSKDTVSSKDTAAPDKDAVASH from the coding sequence ATGGCAGGTGGTACCAAGCGGTTACCGCGTGCCGTGCGTGAGCAGCAGATGCTCGATGCCGCGGTGCAGATGTTCTCGGTGAACGGCTATCACGAGACGTCGATGGACGCGATCGCGGCCGCGGCGCAGATCAGCAAGCCGATGCTGTACCTGTACTACGGCTCGAAAGAGGAACTGTTCGGCGCCTGCCTGGACAGGGAGCTGACCCGGTTCGTCGACGAGCTGCGTGGCAACGTCGATTTCGACGACCCGCCAAAAGAGTTGTTGCGCAGCGCCGTTCTGTCATTCCTGAAGTACATCGACGCGAACCGGGCGTCCTGGATGGTGCTCTACACCCAGGCGACCAGCTCGCAGCGGTTCGCCCACACCGTTCGCGAGGGTCGCGAACGCATCATCGAGCTCGTCGGCCGCCTGCTGCGTTCGGGCACTCGAGCTCCCGGGCCGGACACCGACTTCGACCTGATGGCCGTTGCGCTGGTGGGTGCCGGGGAGGCGGTGGCATCACGGGTCAGCACCGGCGACGCCGATGCCGGCGAGGCCGCGCAACTGCTGATCGACCTGTTCTGGCTGGGCCTCAAGGGTGCGCCGTCCGACAAGGACACCGTGCCGTCCAAGGACACTGTGTCGTCCAAGGACACTGTGTCGTCCAAGGACACTGTGTCGTCCAAGGACACCGCTGCACCTGACAAGGACGCCGTCGCGTCGCACTGA
- a CDS encoding 3-oxoacyl-ACP reductase, whose product MASDLLSQVVNSGPGGFLAKQLGVPQPETLRRYEQGKPPLAGSLLIGGDGRVVEPLRAALAEDYDVVANNLGGRWADSFGGLVFDATGITEPEGLKGLYEFFTPLLRNLGHSGRVVVIGTTPEETGSVHERTAQRALEGFTRSLGKELRNGATAALVYLSPDAKPAATGLESTLRFLLSAKSAYVDGQVFRVGAADSTPPADWDKPLDGKVAVVTGAARGIGATIAQVFARDGAKVIAIDMEGAAEELAEVATKIGGTALTLDVTAADAVDRITDHVKQHYDGRLDILVNNAGITRDKLLANMDEGRWDSVVAVNLLAPLRLAEELVANGTIGDGGRIVGLSSMAGIAGNRGQTNYAATKAGMIGLTDALAPQFAEKNITINAIAPGFIETKMTDAIPLATREVGRRLNSLFQGGQPVDVAEAIAYFASPASNAVTGNTIRVCGQAMLGA is encoded by the coding sequence GTGGCTTCCGATCTCCTCTCACAAGTCGTCAACTCCGGTCCCGGTGGGTTCCTGGCCAAACAGCTCGGTGTTCCGCAGCCTGAAACCCTGCGGCGCTATGAGCAGGGCAAGCCGCCCCTGGCCGGTTCGCTGCTGATCGGCGGCGATGGTCGAGTGGTGGAGCCACTGCGGGCAGCCCTGGCCGAGGACTACGACGTGGTCGCCAACAACCTCGGCGGACGCTGGGCCGATTCATTCGGCGGCCTGGTCTTCGACGCCACCGGCATCACCGAACCCGAGGGCCTCAAGGGTCTCTACGAGTTCTTCACCCCACTGCTGCGCAACCTCGGCCACTCGGGGCGCGTCGTTGTCATCGGAACCACGCCGGAGGAGACCGGCAGCGTTCACGAGCGCACGGCGCAGCGCGCGCTGGAGGGGTTCACCCGCTCGCTGGGCAAGGAGTTGCGCAACGGCGCCACCGCCGCGCTGGTCTACCTCTCCCCCGACGCCAAGCCCGCGGCGACCGGGCTGGAGTCCACGTTGCGGTTCCTGCTGTCGGCAAAGTCGGCCTACGTCGACGGTCAGGTCTTCCGGGTCGGCGCGGCCGACTCCACCCCGCCGGCGGACTGGGACAAGCCGCTCGACGGCAAGGTCGCCGTGGTGACGGGAGCCGCACGCGGAATCGGCGCGACGATCGCGCAGGTGTTCGCGCGCGACGGCGCAAAGGTCATCGCGATCGACATGGAAGGAGCGGCCGAGGAGCTCGCCGAGGTCGCCACCAAGATCGGGGGCACCGCACTGACCCTCGACGTCACCGCCGCCGACGCGGTGGACCGCATCACCGACCATGTGAAGCAGCACTACGACGGCCGGCTCGACATCCTGGTCAACAACGCGGGCATCACCCGCGACAAGCTGCTCGCCAACATGGACGAAGGCCGGTGGGACTCCGTGGTCGCGGTGAATCTCCTTGCGCCGCTGCGGCTTGCCGAGGAGTTGGTGGCCAACGGGACCATCGGAGACGGCGGTCGGATCGTCGGGTTGTCGTCGATGGCCGGCATCGCGGGCAATCGGGGACAGACGAACTACGCCGCGACCAAGGCGGGCATGATCGGACTCACCGATGCGCTGGCACCGCAGTTCGCGGAGAAGAACATCACCATCAACGCGATCGCGCCGGGGTTCATCGAGACCAAGATGACCGACGCGATCCCGCTGGCCACCCGGGAGGTCGGCAGGCGACTGAACTCGCTGTTCCAGGGTGGCCAACCGGTGGATGTGGCCGAGGCGATCGCCTACTTCGCGAGCCCGGCGTCCAACGCGGTCACCGGAAACACCATTCGGGTGTGCGGCCAGGCCATGCTGGGCGCATGA
- a CDS encoding TIGR03564 family F420-dependent LLM class oxidoreductase: MQISMFGQLSGAGSESPIEATITNLAQLRDEGFRRVWMSQLPYEPDLLTVLAVALREVDTIEAASGVVPIQNQHPMQMAQRALTVSLASGGRFTLGLGMTHAAVTEGMWGIPWDKPVRRLNEYLDGLLPLLAGEPADAAGETVTTRGALMIAGAPRPDVYIAALGPQLLRLAGRRTAGTCTWMTGPATLGGHVSPTLRQAAADAGRAEGSVRVVAALPVAVTDDVDGARKQAAEQFAMYGSLPSYRAMLDREGYAGPEDAAIIGDEQTVAQRLDELAASGVDEFVGAPFDASVEGRARTRALIRSKES, encoded by the coding sequence ATGCAGATCAGCATGTTCGGACAGCTCAGCGGAGCCGGCAGCGAGTCGCCGATCGAGGCGACCATCACCAACCTGGCGCAATTGCGCGACGAGGGCTTCCGCAGGGTGTGGATGAGCCAACTGCCCTACGAGCCCGACCTTCTCACAGTGTTGGCGGTGGCGCTGCGTGAGGTCGACACCATCGAGGCGGCCAGCGGCGTCGTCCCGATCCAGAACCAGCACCCCATGCAGATGGCGCAACGCGCGCTGACCGTCAGTCTGGCCTCGGGGGGCCGGTTCACCCTCGGCCTCGGCATGACCCATGCCGCGGTCACCGAGGGAATGTGGGGCATCCCCTGGGACAAACCAGTGCGGCGGCTCAACGAGTATCTCGACGGCCTGCTCCCGTTGCTGGCGGGCGAACCCGCCGACGCGGCGGGGGAGACGGTCACCACCCGCGGCGCCCTGATGATCGCCGGCGCGCCGCGGCCGGACGTGTACATCGCGGCGCTGGGTCCACAGCTGCTGCGCCTGGCCGGTCGCCGTACCGCGGGCACCTGCACGTGGATGACGGGGCCGGCCACCCTCGGCGGTCACGTCAGCCCGACGCTGCGGCAGGCGGCGGCCGATGCGGGCCGGGCCGAAGGCTCGGTGCGCGTGGTGGCGGCGCTTCCGGTGGCCGTCACCGACGACGTCGACGGGGCCCGCAAGCAGGCGGCCGAACAGTTCGCGATGTACGGGTCGTTGCCGTCCTATCGCGCGATGCTCGACCGCGAGGGTTACGCGGGGCCGGAGGACGCCGCGATCATCGGAGACGAGCAGACGGTGGCTCAGCGGCTCGACGAGCTGGCTGCCTCCGGGGTCGACGAGTTCGTCGGAGCGCCCTTTGATGCGTCGGTCGAGGGACGTGCGCGGACCCGGGCGCTGATCCGCTCGAAGGAGAGCTGA
- a CDS encoding acyl-CoA dehydrogenase has translation MGHYKSNVRDQVFNLFEVLEVDKAMGQGEFTDLDVDTAVEMLSEMARLAEGPVAESFAEGDRNPPVFDPKTHSVTLPEAFKKSVRVVIDGGWDKLGIAEELGGMPMPRALSWALQEHILGANPAVYMYAMGAGFADIFYHLGTEEQKKWALLAAERGWGSTMVLTEPDAGSDVGAGRTKAVQQSDGSWHIDGVKRFITSADSDDLFENIMHLVLARPEGAGPGTKGLSLFFVPKFLFDPETGAPGERNGVYVTNVEHKMGLKISTTCELSLGQHDVPAKGWLVGEVHEGIAQMFDVIEQARMMVGTKAIATLSTGYLNALEYAKTRVQGADLTQMTDKTAPRVSITHHPDVRRSLMTQKAYAEGLRALYLFTATHQDAAVAQAVHGIDADLAVKVNDLLLPIVKGVGSEQAYAKLTESLQTFGGSGFLQDYPIEQYIRDAKIDSLYEGTTAIQAQDFFFRKIVRDKGVALAHVAGQIEQFVKNEAGNGRLKAERALLATALEDVQGMAASLTGYLMASQEDPQSIYKVGLGSVRFLMSVGDLVIGWLLQQQAAVAIEKLDAGATGDDRAFYEGKVAVASFFAKNFLPLLTSTRSIVENLDNDVMELDEAAF, from the coding sequence GTGGGCCACTACAAGAGCAATGTCCGTGACCAGGTATTCAACCTGTTCGAGGTTCTCGAAGTCGACAAGGCGATGGGTCAGGGCGAGTTCACCGACCTGGACGTCGACACCGCCGTCGAGATGCTGAGCGAGATGGCGCGCCTGGCCGAGGGCCCGGTGGCCGAATCGTTCGCCGAGGGCGACCGCAACCCCCCGGTATTCGACCCGAAGACCCACAGCGTCACGCTGCCGGAGGCTTTCAAGAAGTCGGTGCGCGTTGTCATCGACGGCGGCTGGGACAAGCTCGGCATCGCCGAGGAACTCGGTGGCATGCCGATGCCCCGCGCGCTGTCCTGGGCGTTGCAGGAACACATCCTGGGCGCCAACCCGGCGGTCTACATGTACGCGATGGGCGCCGGCTTCGCCGACATCTTCTACCACCTCGGAACCGAAGAGCAGAAGAAGTGGGCCCTGCTGGCCGCCGAGCGTGGCTGGGGCTCGACCATGGTGCTGACCGAGCCGGACGCCGGTTCCGATGTCGGCGCCGGACGCACCAAGGCCGTGCAGCAGTCCGACGGCTCGTGGCACATCGACGGCGTGAAGCGCTTCATCACCTCGGCCGATTCCGATGACCTGTTCGAGAACATCATGCATCTGGTGCTGGCCCGCCCCGAGGGCGCCGGCCCCGGCACCAAGGGTCTGTCGCTGTTCTTCGTGCCGAAGTTCCTCTTCGACCCCGAGACCGGCGCACCCGGCGAGCGCAACGGTGTGTACGTCACCAACGTCGAGCACAAGATGGGCCTGAAGATCTCCACGACGTGCGAGCTCTCCCTCGGCCAGCACGACGTCCCCGCGAAGGGCTGGCTGGTCGGCGAGGTGCACGAAGGCATCGCGCAGATGTTCGATGTCATCGAGCAGGCTCGAATGATGGTGGGCACCAAGGCGATCGCCACACTGTCCACCGGCTACCTCAACGCACTGGAGTACGCCAAGACCCGCGTTCAGGGTGCCGACCTGACCCAGATGACCGACAAGACCGCGCCGCGCGTGTCGATCACGCACCACCCCGATGTGCGCCGCTCGCTGATGACCCAGAAGGCGTATGCCGAGGGCCTGCGCGCGCTGTACCTGTTCACCGCGACCCACCAGGACGCGGCCGTGGCCCAGGCGGTGCACGGAATCGACGCCGACCTGGCGGTCAAGGTCAACGATCTGCTGCTGCCGATCGTCAAGGGAGTGGGCTCCGAGCAGGCCTACGCCAAGCTCACCGAGAGCCTGCAGACCTTCGGCGGCTCGGGCTTCCTGCAGGACTACCCCATCGAGCAGTACATCCGCGACGCGAAGATCGACTCGCTCTATGAGGGCACCACGGCCATCCAGGCGCAGGACTTCTTCTTCCGCAAGATCGTCCGTGACAAGGGCGTCGCGCTGGCGCACGTCGCCGGGCAGATCGAGCAGTTCGTCAAGAACGAAGCCGGAAACGGGCGCCTCAAGGCCGAACGTGCCCTGCTGGCGACCGCACTGGAAGACGTCCAGGGCATGGCCGCGTCGCTGACCGGCTACCTGATGGCCTCCCAGGAAGACCCGCAGAGCATCTACAAGGTGGGTCTGGGTTCGGTGCGCTTCCTGATGAGCGTCGGCGACCTGGTCATCGGCTGGCTGCTGCAGCAGCAGGCGGCCGTGGCGATCGAGAAGCTCGACGCCGGCGCCACCGGTGACGACCGGGCGTTCTACGAGGGCAAGGTCGCGGTGGCGTCCTTCTTCGCGAAGAACTTCCTGCCGCTGCTCACCAGCACACGCTCGATCGTCGAAAACCTCGACAACGACGTCATGGAACTGGACGAGGCGGCCTTCTAA